A single region of the Nicotiana sylvestris chromosome 6, ASM39365v2, whole genome shotgun sequence genome encodes:
- the LOC104216484 gene encoding filament-like plant protein isoform X2 encodes MEKRNWLWKRRPSEKSSAETESCGSLSSHSERHSDEQDALKETPDHDNQSPEVTSKAVTIDHEAKESPRKLIEKLSAALVNVSAKEDLVKQHVKVAEEAVAGWEKAENEVAVLKQQLEAAVQQNLTLDVRVNHLNGALKECVRQLRQARDEQEQRIQDAVEEKKKEWEAAKGALENQLLELQTQAEASGTSPPVSTDPDVLVRLECLEKENTALKLDLCSCSEELQITTIERELSTQAAETASKQQLESIKKVTKLEAKCRRLQALACKSSLLSDQRSFDSHMMHKLETSECEQSCSDSWASALIAELDQFKNEKAIPKTLAAHSMEIDMMDDFLEMERLAAVSVNKATSLTCDAVAHDSPIEENPLAAECEAISQRVAELEQKLEKIKAEKAELENALCESEGALKVSDLQLKEAQIKIEELQKELDVVNESKELLEVQLFGMEVEARTMSTNIDSLKTEVERERSLSSALKVSDLQLEEARIKIEELQKVLDVVNESKELLVVQLFGMEVEARTMSANIDSLKTEVERERSLSSALKVSDLQLKEAQIKIEEMQKELDVVNESKELLEVQLFGMEVEVRTMSTNIDSLKKEVERERSLSSDMETKCHELEIELRKKSQDAELQKASNSNGESKIKQEDLAVAADKLADCQKTIASLGKQLQSLATLEDFLIDTANLPGFSGGGSVVARASGEEWKLHVNETFTSRQNSDTTKFENSSHSMNGNEGESSSSSSSSSTSSATQVITSKSRNGFGKMFSRSKTGIQL; translated from the exons atggaaaagaggaattggtTGTGGAAAAGAAGACCTTCTGAGAAGAGCAGCGCTGAAACTGAGAGTTGTGGTTCATTGTCATCACATTCAGAGAGACACTCTGATGAGCAG GATGCATTAAAAGAAACTCCAGATCATGACAACCAGTCACCGGAAGTAACCTCAAAAGCTGTAACTATTGATCATGAAGCAAAGGAAAGTCCTAGGAAGTTGATAGAAAAGTTATCAGCTGCTCTAGTCAATGTTAGTGCCAAAGAAGACTTAGTTAAACAGCATGTTAAAGTAGCAGAAGAAGCTGTTGCAG GTTGGGAAAAGGCAGAAAATGAGGTTGCAGTTTTAAAGCAGCAACTCGAGGCAGCTGTGCAGCAGAACTTGACTTTGGATGTTCGCGTCAACCATCTTAATGGTGCTCTCAAGGAATGTGTCAGGCAGCTAAGACAAGCGAGAGATGAGCAGGAGCAAAGAATTCAGGATGCTGtggaagagaagaaaaaagaatggGAGGCTGCGAAAGGTGCActtgaaaatcagctacttgaGCTTCAGACACAAGCTGAGGCTAGTGGAACTAGTCCTCCTGTTTCTACTGATCCAGATGTTCTTGTCAGGCTTGAGTGTCTAGAGAAGGAGAACACAGCTCTTAAACTCGACCTTTGTTCTTGTTCAGAGGAGTTGCAAATTACGACCATAGAGCGTGAATTGAGCACCCAAGCAGCTGAAACTGCTAGCAAGCAGCAGCTAGAGAGCATAAAGAAGGTGACCAAGCTTGAAGCCAAGTGTCGAAGACTACAAGCCTTGGCTTGCAAATCATCCCTACTAAGTGACCAAAGATCCTTTGATAGCCACATGATGCACAAACTGGAAACAAGTGAATGTGAACAAAGTTGCTCTGATTCATGGGCATCAGCACTAATTGCTGAGCTCGATCAATTTAAGAATGAAAAAGCCATACCTAAAACTCTTGCTGCCCATTCTATGGAAATTGACATGATGGATGATTTTTTGGAGATGGAGAGACTCGCTGCAGTATCTGTGAATAAAGCCACTTCACTTACATGTGATGCTGTCGCCCATGACTCCCCAATTGAAGAGAATCCCCTTGCAGCAGAGTGTGAGGCCATTTCACAAAGGGTAGCCGAATTAGAACAAAAGCTGGAGAAGATTAAGGCAGAGAAAGCTGAACTGGAGAATGCTTTATGTGAGAGCGAAGGTGCCCTTAAGGTGTCCGACTTGCAGCTTAAGGAAGCTCAAATCAAGATAGAAGAGCTGCAGAAGGAGCTAGATGTAGTGAATGAGTCGAAAGAGTTGCTAGAGGTTCAACTCTTTGGCATGGAAGTAGAAGCACGGACTATGTCAACAAATATTGATTCTTTAAAGACAGAAGTTGAAAGAGAACGATCCTTGTCATCTGCTCTTAAGGTGTCTGACTTGCAGCTTGAGGAAGCTCGAATCAAGATAGAAGAGCTGCAGAAGGTGCTAGATGTAGTGAATGAGTCGAAAGAGTTGCTAGTTGTTCAACTCTTTGGCATGGAAGTAGAAGCACGGACTATGTCAGCAAATATTGATTCTTTAAAGACAGAAGTTGAAAGAGAACGATCCTTGTCATCTGCTCTTAAGGTGTCCGACTTGCAGCTTAAGGAAGCTCAAATCAAGATAGAAGAGATGCAGAAAGAGCTAGATGTAGTGAATGAGTCGAAAGAGTTGCTAGAGGTTCAACTCTTTGGCATGGAAGTAGAAGTGCGGACTATGTCAACAAACATTGATTCTTTAAAGAAAGAAGTTGAAAGAGAACGATCCTTGTCATCTGATATGGAAACTAAGTGCCACGAATTGGAAATTGAACTAAGAAAAAAATCTCAGGATGCTGAACTTCAGAAAGCTTCTAATTCAAATGGTGAATCGAAAATAAAGCAG GAAGACTTAGCTGTAGCTGCTGACAAGCTTGCAGACTGCCAGAAAACAATTGCATCTCTTGGGAAACAGCTTCAGTCACTAGCTACTTTAGAAGATTTCTTGATAGACACTGCAAATCTTCCTGGATTTTCTGGAGGAGGATCAGTTGTGGCTAGAGCTAGCGGAGAGGAATGGAAGTTGCATGTAAATGAGACATTTACCTCAAGACAAAATTCAGATACTACAAAGTTTGAGAATTCTAGTCATTCTATGAATGGAAATGAAGGAGAGTCATCATCTTCTTCGTCATCATCGTCTACTTCATCAGCTACTCAGGTGATCACCTCCAAAAGTAGGAATGGTTTTGGGAAGATGTTTTCTCGAAGCAAAACTGGAATTCAGCTCTAA
- the LOC104216484 gene encoding filament-like plant protein isoform X1: MEKRNWLWKRRPSEKSSAETESCGSLSSHSERHSDEQQDALKETPDHDNQSPEVTSKAVTIDHEAKESPRKLIEKLSAALVNVSAKEDLVKQHVKVAEEAVAGWEKAENEVAVLKQQLEAAVQQNLTLDVRVNHLNGALKECVRQLRQARDEQEQRIQDAVEEKKKEWEAAKGALENQLLELQTQAEASGTSPPVSTDPDVLVRLECLEKENTALKLDLCSCSEELQITTIERELSTQAAETASKQQLESIKKVTKLEAKCRRLQALACKSSLLSDQRSFDSHMMHKLETSECEQSCSDSWASALIAELDQFKNEKAIPKTLAAHSMEIDMMDDFLEMERLAAVSVNKATSLTCDAVAHDSPIEENPLAAECEAISQRVAELEQKLEKIKAEKAELENALCESEGALKVSDLQLKEAQIKIEELQKELDVVNESKELLEVQLFGMEVEARTMSTNIDSLKTEVERERSLSSALKVSDLQLEEARIKIEELQKVLDVVNESKELLVVQLFGMEVEARTMSANIDSLKTEVERERSLSSALKVSDLQLKEAQIKIEEMQKELDVVNESKELLEVQLFGMEVEVRTMSTNIDSLKKEVERERSLSSDMETKCHELEIELRKKSQDAELQKASNSNGESKIKQEDLAVAADKLADCQKTIASLGKQLQSLATLEDFLIDTANLPGFSGGGSVVARASGEEWKLHVNETFTSRQNSDTTKFENSSHSMNGNEGESSSSSSSSSTSSATQVITSKSRNGFGKMFSRSKTGIQL, encoded by the exons atggaaaagaggaattggtTGTGGAAAAGAAGACCTTCTGAGAAGAGCAGCGCTGAAACTGAGAGTTGTGGTTCATTGTCATCACATTCAGAGAGACACTCTGATGAGCAG CAGGATGCATTAAAAGAAACTCCAGATCATGACAACCAGTCACCGGAAGTAACCTCAAAAGCTGTAACTATTGATCATGAAGCAAAGGAAAGTCCTAGGAAGTTGATAGAAAAGTTATCAGCTGCTCTAGTCAATGTTAGTGCCAAAGAAGACTTAGTTAAACAGCATGTTAAAGTAGCAGAAGAAGCTGTTGCAG GTTGGGAAAAGGCAGAAAATGAGGTTGCAGTTTTAAAGCAGCAACTCGAGGCAGCTGTGCAGCAGAACTTGACTTTGGATGTTCGCGTCAACCATCTTAATGGTGCTCTCAAGGAATGTGTCAGGCAGCTAAGACAAGCGAGAGATGAGCAGGAGCAAAGAATTCAGGATGCTGtggaagagaagaaaaaagaatggGAGGCTGCGAAAGGTGCActtgaaaatcagctacttgaGCTTCAGACACAAGCTGAGGCTAGTGGAACTAGTCCTCCTGTTTCTACTGATCCAGATGTTCTTGTCAGGCTTGAGTGTCTAGAGAAGGAGAACACAGCTCTTAAACTCGACCTTTGTTCTTGTTCAGAGGAGTTGCAAATTACGACCATAGAGCGTGAATTGAGCACCCAAGCAGCTGAAACTGCTAGCAAGCAGCAGCTAGAGAGCATAAAGAAGGTGACCAAGCTTGAAGCCAAGTGTCGAAGACTACAAGCCTTGGCTTGCAAATCATCCCTACTAAGTGACCAAAGATCCTTTGATAGCCACATGATGCACAAACTGGAAACAAGTGAATGTGAACAAAGTTGCTCTGATTCATGGGCATCAGCACTAATTGCTGAGCTCGATCAATTTAAGAATGAAAAAGCCATACCTAAAACTCTTGCTGCCCATTCTATGGAAATTGACATGATGGATGATTTTTTGGAGATGGAGAGACTCGCTGCAGTATCTGTGAATAAAGCCACTTCACTTACATGTGATGCTGTCGCCCATGACTCCCCAATTGAAGAGAATCCCCTTGCAGCAGAGTGTGAGGCCATTTCACAAAGGGTAGCCGAATTAGAACAAAAGCTGGAGAAGATTAAGGCAGAGAAAGCTGAACTGGAGAATGCTTTATGTGAGAGCGAAGGTGCCCTTAAGGTGTCCGACTTGCAGCTTAAGGAAGCTCAAATCAAGATAGAAGAGCTGCAGAAGGAGCTAGATGTAGTGAATGAGTCGAAAGAGTTGCTAGAGGTTCAACTCTTTGGCATGGAAGTAGAAGCACGGACTATGTCAACAAATATTGATTCTTTAAAGACAGAAGTTGAAAGAGAACGATCCTTGTCATCTGCTCTTAAGGTGTCTGACTTGCAGCTTGAGGAAGCTCGAATCAAGATAGAAGAGCTGCAGAAGGTGCTAGATGTAGTGAATGAGTCGAAAGAGTTGCTAGTTGTTCAACTCTTTGGCATGGAAGTAGAAGCACGGACTATGTCAGCAAATATTGATTCTTTAAAGACAGAAGTTGAAAGAGAACGATCCTTGTCATCTGCTCTTAAGGTGTCCGACTTGCAGCTTAAGGAAGCTCAAATCAAGATAGAAGAGATGCAGAAAGAGCTAGATGTAGTGAATGAGTCGAAAGAGTTGCTAGAGGTTCAACTCTTTGGCATGGAAGTAGAAGTGCGGACTATGTCAACAAACATTGATTCTTTAAAGAAAGAAGTTGAAAGAGAACGATCCTTGTCATCTGATATGGAAACTAAGTGCCACGAATTGGAAATTGAACTAAGAAAAAAATCTCAGGATGCTGAACTTCAGAAAGCTTCTAATTCAAATGGTGAATCGAAAATAAAGCAG GAAGACTTAGCTGTAGCTGCTGACAAGCTTGCAGACTGCCAGAAAACAATTGCATCTCTTGGGAAACAGCTTCAGTCACTAGCTACTTTAGAAGATTTCTTGATAGACACTGCAAATCTTCCTGGATTTTCTGGAGGAGGATCAGTTGTGGCTAGAGCTAGCGGAGAGGAATGGAAGTTGCATGTAAATGAGACATTTACCTCAAGACAAAATTCAGATACTACAAAGTTTGAGAATTCTAGTCATTCTATGAATGGAAATGAAGGAGAGTCATCATCTTCTTCGTCATCATCGTCTACTTCATCAGCTACTCAGGTGATCACCTCCAAAAGTAGGAATGGTTTTGGGAAGATGTTTTCTCGAAGCAAAACTGGAATTCAGCTCTAA